A single Pan paniscus chromosome 21, NHGRI_mPanPan1-v2.0_pri, whole genome shotgun sequence DNA region contains:
- the MYH7B gene encoding myosin-7B isoform X1, translated as MSGNKRGSRASCPHRGAECLLPWAALNLQGFQLLLLHPSATAMMDVSELGESARYLRQGYQEMTKVHTIPWDGKKRVWVPDEQDAYVEAEVKSEATGGRVTVETKDQKVLMVREAELQPMNPPRFDLLEDMAMMTHLNEASVLHNLRQRYARWMIYTYSGLFCVTINPYKWLPVYTASVVAAYKGKRRSDSPPHIYAVADNAYNDMLRNRDNQSMLITGESGAGKTVNTKRVIQYFAIVAALGDGPGKKAQFLATKTGGTLEDQIIEANPAMEAFGNAKTLRNDNSSRFGKFIRIHFGPSGKLASADIDSYLLEKSRVIFQLPGERSYHVYYQILSGRKPELQDMLLLSMNPYDYHFCSQGVITVDNMNDGEELIATDHAMDILGFSVDEKCACYKIVGALLHFGNMKFKQKQREEQAEADGTESADKAAYLMGVSSGDLLKGLLHPRVRVGNEYVTKGQSVEQVVFAVGALAKATYDRLFRWLVSRINQTLDTKLPRQFFIGVLDIAGFEIFEFNSFEQLCINFTNEKLQQFFNQHMFVLEQEEYKREGIDWVFIDFGLDLQPCIDLIEKPLGILSILEEECMFPKASDASFRAKLYDNHAGKSPNFQQPRPDKKRKYQAHFEVVHYAGVVPYSIVGWLEKNKDPLNETVVPIFQKSQNRLLATLYENYAGSCSTEPPKSGVKEKRKKAASFQTVSQLHKENLNKLMTNLRATQPHFVRCIVPNENKTPGVMDAFLVLHQLRCNGVLEGIRICRQGFPNRLLYTDFRQRYRILNPSAIPDDTFMDSRKATEKLLGSLDLDHTQYQFGHTKVFFKAGLLGVLEELRDQRLAKVLTLLQARSRGRLMRLEYQRLLGGRDALFTIQWNIRAFNAVKNWSWMKLFFKMKPLLRSAQAEEELAALRAELRGLRGALAAAEAKRQELEETHVSITQEKNDLALQLQAEQDNLADAEERCHLLIKSKVQLEGKVKELSERLEDEEEVNADLATRRRKLEDECTELKKDIDDLELTLAKAEKEKQATENKVKNLTEEMAALDESVARLTKEKKALQEAHQQALGDLQAEEDRVSALTKAKLRLEQQVEDLECSLEQEKKLRMDTERAKRKLEGDLKLTQESVADAAQDKQQLEEKLKKKDSELSQLSLRVEDEQLLGAQMQKKIKELQARAEELEEELEAERAARARVEKQRAEAARELEELSERLEEAGGASAGQREGCRKREAELGRLRRELEEAALRHEATVAALRRKQAEGAAELGEQVDSLQRVRQKLEKEKSELRMEVDDLAANVETLTRAKASAEKLCRTYEDQLSEAKIKVEELQRQLADASTQRGRLQTESGELSRLLEEKECLISQLSRGKALAAQSLEELRRQLEEESKAKSALAHAVQALRHDCDLLREQHEEEAEAQAELQRLLSKANAEVAQWRSKYEADAIQRTEELEEAKKKLALRLQEAEEGVEAANAKCSSLEKAKLRLQTESEDVTLELERATSAAAALDKKQRHLERALEERRRQEEEMQRELEAAQRESRGLGTELFRLRHGHEEALEALETLKRENKNLQEEISDLTDQVSLSGKSIQELEKTKKALEGEKSEIQAALEEAEGALELEETKTLRIQLELSQVKAEVDRKLAEKDEECANLRRNHQRAVESLQASLDAETRARNEALRLKKKMEGDLNDLELQLGHATRQATEAQAATRLMQAQLKEEQAGRDEEQRLAAELHEQAQALERRASLLAAELEELRAALEQGERSRRLAEQELLEATERLNLLHSQNTGLLNQKKKLEVDLAQLSGEVEEAAQERREAEEKAKKAITDAAMMAEELKKEQDTSAHLERMKKTLEQTVRELQARLEEAEQAALRGGKKQVQKLEAKVRELEAELDAEQKKHAEALKGVRKHERRVKELAYQAEEDRKNLARMQDLVDKLQSKVKSYKRQFEEAEQQANTNLAKYRKAQHELDDAEERADMAETQANKLRARTRDALGPKLSLSPQHKE; from the exons TGGCAATAAAAGGGGTAGCAGAGCTTCCTGCCCTCACCGTGGTGCCGAG TGCCTGCTGCCTTGGGCCGCCTTGAACCTCCAGGGTttccagctcctcctccttcacCCCAGTGCCACTGCCATGATGGATGTGAGTGAACTTGGGGAGTCTGCCCGCTACCTCCGCCAGGGCTACCAGGAGATGACAAAGGTGCACACTATCCCATGGGACG GGAAGAAGCGAGTCTGGGTGCCTGATGAACAGGACGCCTACGTGGAGGCCGAGGTCAAGTCGGAGGCTACCGGGGGCAGAGTCACCGTGGAGACCAAAGACCAGAAG GTGCTGATGGTGCGTGAAGCCGAGCTGCAGCCCATGAACCCGCCTCGCTTCGACTTACTGGAGGACATGGCCATGATGACGCACCTGAACGAGGCCTCTGTGCTGCACAACCTGCGCCAGCGCTATGCCCGCTGGATGATCTAT ACCTACTCAGGCCTCTTCTGTGTCACCATCAACCCCTACAAATGGCTCCCAGTCTATACGGCCTCCGTGGTGGCCGCTTACAAGGGAAAGCGCCGCTCAGATTCCCCGCCCCATATATATGCGGTGGCGGACAACGCCTACAACGACATGCTGCGCA aCCGAGACAACCAGTCCATGCTGATCAC CGGAGAGTCGGGGGCCGGTAAGACGGTTAACACCAAGCGGGTCATTCAGTACTTTGCCATCGTCGCTGCCCTGGGAGACGGGCCGGGCAAGAAGGCC CAATTTCTGGCAACAAAGACGGGG GGCACACTTGAGGATCAAATCATCGAGGCCAACCCTGCCATGGAGGCCTTTGGCAACGCCAAGACCCTGAGGAATGATAACTCCTCCCGCTTT GGCAAGTTCATCCGCATTCACTTTGGTCCCTCTGGGAAGCTGGCATCCGCGGATATTGATAGCT ATCTCCTGGAGAAGTCGCGGGTGATCTTCCAGTTGCCTGGTGAGCGCAGCTACCATGTCTACTACCAGATCCTCTCAGGGAGGAAGCCAGAGCTGCAGG ACATGCTGCTTCTGTCTATGAACCCCTATGACTACCACTTCTGCAGCCAGGGCGTCATCACCGTGGACAACATGAATGATGGGGAGGAGCTCATCGCCACCGAC CATGCCATGGACATCCTAGGCTTCAGCGTGGATGAGAAGTGTGCCTGCTATAAGATCGTGGGCGCCCTCCTGCACTTTGGCAACATGAAGTTCAAGCAGAAGCAGCGGGAGGAGCAGGCGGAGGCCGATGGCACTGAGA GTGCTGACAAGGCTGCCTACCTGATGGGGGTCAGCAGTGGGGACCTCCTCAAAGGCCTTTTGCACCCCCGGGTGCGTGTAGGGAACGAGTACGTGACCAAGGGCCAGAGTGTGGAGCAG GTGGTGTTTGCTGTGGGGGCTCTGGCCAAGGCCACCTATGACCGGCTGTTCAGGTGGCTGGTGTCTCGGATCAACCAGACCCTGGACACAAAGCTGCCCCGGCAGTTCTTCATCGGGGTTCTGGACATCGCTGGGTTTGAGATCTTTGAG TTCAACAGCTTCGAACAGCTGTGCATCAACTTCACCAATGAGAAATTGCAGCAGTTCTTCAACCAGCACATGTTTGTGCTGGAGCAGGAGGAGTACAAGCGGGAGGGCATCGACTGGGTCTTCATCGACTTCGGCCTCGACCTGCAGCCTTGCATCGACCTCATCGAGAAG CCACTGGGCATCCTGTCCATCCTGGAGGAGGAATGCATGTTCCCCAAGGCCTCAGACGCCAGCTTCCGGGCCAAGCTCTACGACAACCACGCGGGGAAGTCACCCAATTTCCAGCAGCCTCGGCCTGACAAGAAGCGCAAGTACCAGGCCCACTTCGAGGTGGTCCACTACGCAGGCGTG GTGCCTTACAGCATTGTGGGCTGGCTGGAGAAAAACAAGGATCCCCTGAATGAGACCGTGGTCCCCATCTTCCAGAAGTCACAGAATAGGCTCCTGGCGACTCTCTATGAGAATTATGCGGGCTCCTGCTCCA CTGAGCCCCCCAAGTCTGGGGTGAAAGAGAAGCGTAAGAAGGCAGCATCGTTCCAGACGGTGTCCCAGCTGCACAAG GAGAACCTCAACAAGCTGATGACCAATCTGCGGGCCACACAGCCCCACTTCGTCCGCTGCATTGTCCCCAACGAGAACAAAACCCCAG GGGTCATGGATGCCTTCTTGGTGCTACACCAGCTGCGCTGCAATGGGGTCCTGGAGGGGATCCGGATCTGCCGCCAAGGGTTCCCCAACAGGCTGCTCTACACCGACTTCCGGCAGCG GTACCGTATCCTGAACCCCAGTGCCATCCCGGATGACACCTTCATGGACAGCAGGAAGGCCACAGAGAAACTGCTGGGCTCGCTGGACTTGGATCACACCCAGTACCAGTTTGGCCACACCAAG GTGTTCTTCAAGGCTGGGCTTCTAGGCGTCCTGGAAGAGCTCCGTGACCAGCGCCTGGCCAAGGTGCTGACGCTGCTGCAGGCGCGGAGCCGTGGCCGCCTCATGCGCCTTGAGTACCAGCGCCTGCTGGGAGGCAG GGATGCGCTGTTCACCATCCAGTGGAACATCCGTGCCTTCAATGCCGTCAAGAActggtcatggatgaagctgttTTTCAAGATGAAGCCGCTGCTGCGCTCGGCGCAGGCTGAGGAGGAGCTGGCGGCCCTGCGGGCAGAGCTGCGGGGGTTGCGAGGGGCGCTGGCTGCGGCCGAGGCCAAGCGCCAGGAACTGGAGGAGACGCACGTCAGCATCACCCAGGAGAAGAATGACCTGGCCCTGCAGCTGCAGGCT GAGCAGGACAACCTGGCAGATGCCGAGGAGCGCTGCCACTTGCTGATCAAGTCCAAGGTGCAGCTGGAGGGGAAGGTGAAGGAGCTGAGTGAGCGgctggaggatgaggaggaggtgaACGCTGACCTGGCCACCCGCCGGCGCAAGCTGGAGGACGAGTGCACGGAGCTCAAGAAGGACATTGATGACCTGGAGCTGACACTGGCCAAAGCTGAGAAGGAGAAGCAAGCCACTGAGAACAAG GTGAAGAACCTGACGGAAGAGATGGCTGCGCTGGACGAGTCAGTGGCCCGGCTGACCAAGGAGAAGAAGGCGTTGCAGGAGGCCCACCAACAGGCCCTGGGTGACCTGCAGGCCGAGGAGGACCGTGTGAGCGCGCTGACCAAGGCCAAGCTCCGGCTGGAGCAACAGGTGGAGGAC CTGGAATGCTCCCTGGAGCAGGAGAAGAAGCTGCGCATGGACACGGAGCGGGCCAAGCGCAAGCTGGAGGGTGACCTAAAGCTGACGCAGGAGTCAGTGGCTGATGCTGCTCAAGACAAGCAGCAGCTGGAGGAGAAGCTCAAGAA GAAGGACTCCGAGCTGAGCCAGCTGAGCCTGCGGGTGGAAGACGAGCAGCTCTTGGGGGCCCAGATGCAGAAGAAGATCAAGGAGCTGCAG GCTCGGGCGGAGGAGCTGGAAGAGGAGCTGGAGGCAGAGCGGGCAGCCCGGGCCCGCGTGGAGAAGCAGCGTGCGGAGGCGGCGCGGGAGCTGGAGGAGCTGAGCGAGCGGCTGGAGGAGGCAGGCGGCGCATCCGCGGGGCAGCGCGAGGGCTGCCGCaagcgggaggcggagctggggAGGCTGCGGCGGGAGCTGGAGGAGGCGGCGCTGCGGCACGAGGCCACAGTGGCGGCACTGCGGCGCAAGCAGGCGGAGGGCGCGGCGGAGCTGGGGGAGCAGGTGGACAGCCTGCAGCGGGTGCGGCAGAAGCTGGAGAAGGAGAAGAGTGAGCTGCGCATGGAGGTGGACGACCTGGCTGCCAACGTGGAGACTCTGACCCGCGCCAAG GCCAGTGCAGAGAAGCTGTGCCGGACCTATGAGGATCAGCTAAGCGAGGCCAAGATTAAGGTGGAGGAGCTGCAGCGGCAGCTGGCGGACGCAAGCACGCAGCGTGGGCGACTACAGACGGAAAGCG GGGAGCTGAGTCGCCTGCTAGAGGAGAAGGAGTGTCTGATCAGTCAGCTGAGCCGTGGAAaggccttggccgcccaaagccTGGAAGAGTTGCGGCGCCAGCTAGAGGAGGAAAGCAAG GCCAAGAGTGCCCTGGCCCACGCCGTGCAGGCTCTGCGGCACGACTGTGACCTCCTGCGGGAGCAACacgaggaggaggctgaggcccaggctGAGCTGCAGCGGCTGCTGTCCAAGGCCAATGCCGAGGTGGCCCAGTGGAGGAGCAAGTATGAAGCAGATGCCATCCAGAGGACCGAGGAGCTGGAGGAGGCCAA AAAAAAGCTGGCACTGCGgctgcaggaggcagaggagggcgtGGAGGCTGCCAACGCCAAGTGCTCATCGTTGGAGAAGGCCAAGCTGCGGCTACAGACAGAGTCAGAGGATGTAACTCTGGAGCTGGAGCGGGCGACCTCAGCAGCTGCTGCGCTGGACAAGAAGCAGCGGCACTTGGAACGGGCACTGGAGGAACGGCGGCGGCAGGAGGAGGAGATGCAGCGGGAGCTGGAGGCGGCACAGAGGGAGTCCCGTGGCCTGGGCACCGAGCTCTTCCGGCTGCGGCACGGCCACGAGGAGGCACTTGAAGCCCTGGAGACGCTCAAGCGGGAGAACAAGAACCTGCAGG AGGAGATCAGCGACCTCACAGACCAGGTGAGTCTCAGTGGGAAGAGCATCCAGGAACTGGAGAAAACCAAGAAGGCGCTGGAAGGCGAGAAGAGTGAGATCCAGGCTGCActggaggaggcagag GGGGCCCTGGAGCTGGAGGAGACCAAGACGCTGCGGATCCAGCTGGAGCTCTCCCAGGTCAAAGCAGAAGTGGACCGGAAGCTGGCAGAGAAAGACGAGGAGTGCGCTAACCTGAG GCGCAACCACCAGCGAGCTGTGGAGTCCCTGCAGGCCTCCCTGGATGCAGAGACACGGGCCCGCAATGAGGCGCTGCGGCTCAAGAAGAAGATGGAGGGTGACCTCAACGACCTGGAGCTGCAGCTGGGCCATGCCACCCGTCAGGCCACAGAGGCCCAGGCTGCCACGCGGCTGATGCAGGCACAGCTCAAGGAGGAGCAGGCAGGGCGGGACGAGGAGCAGCGGCTGGCAGCTGAGCTCCACGAGCAGGCGCAGGCTCTGGAGCGCCGGGCCTCGCTGCTGGCTGCGGAGCTGGAGGAGCTGCGGGCTGCCCTGGAGCAGGGCGAGCGCAGCCGGCGACTGGCAGAGCAGGAGCTTTTGGAGGCCACCGAGCGCCTCAACCTTCTGCATTCGCAG AACACAGGCCTCCTAAACCAGAAGAAGAAGCTGGAGGTGGACTTGGCCCAGCTGAgcggggaggtggaggaggctgCACAGGAGaggcgggaggctgaggagaaggcCAAAAAGGCCATCACTGAT GCAGCCATGATGGCTGAGGAGCTGAAGAAGGAGCAGGACACAAGTGCACACCTGGAACGGATGAAGAAGACGCTGGAGCAGACGGTGCGCGAGCTCCAGGCCCGCCTTGAGGAGGCAGAACAGGCCGCCCTCCGTGGCGGGAAGAAGCAGGTGCAGAAGCTGGAAGCCAAG GTACGGGAGCTGGAGGCTGAGCTTGATGCAGAGCAGAAGAAGCACGCCGAGGCCCTTAAGGGCGTGCGCAAGCATGAGCGCCGTGTCAAGGAGCTCGCATACCAG GCCGAGGAGGACAGGAAGAACCTGGCTCGCATGCAGGACCTGGTGGACAAGCTGCAGAGCAAGGTCAAGAGCTACAAGCGCCAGTTTGAGGAGGCG GAGCAGCAGGCCAACACCAACCTGGCCAAGTATCGCAAGGCCCAGCATGAGCTGGACGATGCAGAGGAGCGGGCAGACATGGCGGAAACCCAGGCCAACAAGCTGCGGGCACGGACCCGGGACGCCCTGGGCCCCAAG CTATCCCTTTCTCCTCAGCACAAGGAGTGA